Within Cyanobium sp. AMD-g, the genomic segment AGGCGCCGGTGCTGGAGGAGGACCTGCGCAACCACGGCTGGCATCGGCTGCTGAGCCAGGAGGCCTTCCGCCTGGGCCATTGGCAGCTGGATCAGCCCCTGCAGCCCCCCCGGCACGGACCCCTGCCGCTCGATGGGGCTTCGACCGCCGCGCGGGCGATCGTTTCGCTGCTGGATGGACGATCAGCACTGCCTATGGGGTCTGGCTTCAGGATTTGATCATCTGTTCATCGACGTCGAAGAACTTCAGTGCCTGGCTGTAACTCGAATGCAAAGCGTCATTCTTGATACCAGTGGACAGTTGTTTGACCGTCACGTACACCGAATCGTTTCGGCACATTTATCGGCAAATTACCGCCAACTCCGGGTGTAAGGAATCACTATTCTTCGCCACGGGATCGCTGGTTCTTCCTGATGCCGTTCCCCAGAAGACCTGGTCACATCAAGCACATTCCGTCGGATTAATTCCGTTGTCCATCTAACGGATTTTTCCCCCACTTGATCCTTCTACGACCGTTTCTCTTGCCGAACCTTCAGCGCCGTCACCTTCTCCTCGCCTTTGCTGGCCTGAGCCTTGCGGGCCCAGCCAGTGCCTCGGAGGCCTCTCGCGCCTGGCAGCTGGGTCCTGAGGCCCGTGTGGCCCCCGCCAGGGTCGCGATGATGACGCCGCTGCCGGCCGCGCCACGGGTTTTCGCCATCACCCCGGAGCGCCGGGCCCTGCTCAACACGATCCGCTACGCCGAAGGGACCTGGGCCAACGGCCAGGAGGTTGGTTACCGCATCCTCTTCGGCGGCAGCCTGTTCGATTCCCTCGACCGCCATCCCAACCGGGTGATGCGCACCGCCCGTTACGCCAGTGCGGCGGCAGGTGCCTACCAGTTCATGCCCTTCACCTGGGACATGGTCACCCGCGCCATGGGCATCCCTGATTTCGGCCCCGAGTCCCAGGACCAGGCAGCCCTGTTTCTGGTGCAGCGCCGGGGCGCCCTGCACCTGGCCGACCGTGGTGAGCTGAGCCCCGACCTGGCGGCCCGTCTGGCCCCGGAGTGGGCCTCCTTCCCAACCCTGGCCGGTCGCAGCTTCTATGGGCAACCCGTCAAGCGCCTCAACGACCTGCGCCGCTTCTACGAGCAGAACCTGGCCCAGCTGCGTGACGAAGCAGCCGCTGTCTGGGAAGACGTCGCCATTCGTCAGGTGCCTCCGGCCTGTACCGATGCCAGCCTTTCCTGCCAGCTGGAGAGGGTGGGCGGGCCTTCCACCGCCCCCTGAGCAGGATTCCCGAACCGGTCCGGGGCGTTCAGCCTTCGCCCTTGCCCTGCAGGCGTATACCGCCCAGGGTTTTCTGGGCGATCAGGTAGGCCACCACGGAAGCTCCAAGGAACCCCAACACGTTGCGCAGCAACGGCAGCACGTCGTTGGTGCGGGTGATGATCGGCCCCATGCCCAGGGCCACGAACAGGATCACCCAGAGGGGAGAGAGCAGCAACACCCAAGTCCATTCGACCCGGCGCCCCTCCTGACGCGGGAAGGCGGCGAACCCCACGATCAGGCCCCCGAGGATCGACGTGCAGAGCGTGAGAATCCACTGTTCCTGGGGTAAGCCCGGCACCACCTGGCAACCCCCGATGGCCAGGCACCCCTTGACGGCATGGATGGCCGAAAGGATCGAGCCGTCCTCGCCGTGGTCACGGACGTAGAACTGGTTGCCGTAACGGGTCTGGAGTTCCACCCAGAAGGTGCGAGGCATCAGGGCGAACAGGGCTTCGCCCACGTTGAAGTTCAGCAAGTTGCCGCCCCTGGGATCGGCAACCAGCAGCAGGCTGCGCTCGTCCAGGTCCCAGAAGCCCTTGACCGCCAGGCCCGGGGTGCGCTCGTACTGGGTCAGCACCCTGAGCTTCCAGCCGCTGGAGGCTTCGAAGCTCTCCAGTTCGGCCTCCAGTTCACCACGTTCACCGTCCGTGAGGGCCTTGGCCAGGTCGATCACCGGGGTTGGGTGATCGGGCAACAGCTGGGGATTGTCAGCGGCGTAGGCGGCAGCTCCCAGGCCCGGCAGCAGCCATGTCACCAGCACCAGGGTGAGGGTGGCCAGGCCGGCCGCCAGCCGCCGTCCGAGTCCACCGCGCCAGCCGCGTCCCCGGTGATCCCGTTGGGTTCCCGCCGCTGCCGTTGTGCCTGTCGCCATCGCTCGTGCTCCCATCGTTCAGCATTCTCACTGAGTCACCCTGACGCCGCGTGCAGACCCCCCTTCCAAGCCCCGCGCCGGTACCCGAATGGCTCGGCCAGCGGCTGAGGGCGGCGGGCGGTTCGGTGCCGTTCCACGCCTACATGGACTGGGTCCTGCATGATCCGGAGGTCGGCGCCTATGGCAGCGGCCGCCTGACCATCGGCCCCCGTGGGGACTTCGCCACCGCCCCCTCCCTCGGGGCTGACTTCGCCCAGCTGCTCGCCCCCCAGGTGGCCCAGTGGCTGGCCCTGTTGCCGGCGGAGGCCCCCCTGGCCCTGGTGGAGACCGGACCGGGTGAGGGACACCTGGCCCAGCAGTTGGCTGAGGCGCTCCACGCTGGCTGGCCCGAACTGGCCGGGCGCACCGAACTGGTGCTGGTGGAGCCGAATGCCGGCATGGCCGAGCGGCAGCGCCAGCGGCTCCGTGCCTGTCCGCTGGCGCTGCGCTGGATCGATTTCGATGCCTTGGCCAGCGCTCCACTGCGGGGTGTGGTGCTGGCCCATGAAGTGCTCGATGCCCTCGCCATCGAGCGGATCGAGCGCCAGGACGATCACTGGTGCCGCCAGCGCGTCGTTCTGCGCGGGGACAGCCTGAGCCTGGAGGCCGCCGAGCCCCTGGAAGGGCCTGTGCTCGAGCAGTTGGAAACCCTGGGCCTTCTCCCCCTTGATGGAAGCCGCCCTCAGGGCTGGAGCACGGAGCTCCATCCCGGACTGGAGCCCTGGCTGGCCGCCTGCGGCAAAGCGCTGAGCGAGGGATGGTTGCTGGTGATCGATTATGCCCACGAGTCCCGCCGCTATTACGCTCCCCAGCGCTCCAGCGGCACCTTGATGGCCTACCGGCGCCAGCAGGCCAGCGACAACCCCTTGCTGGAGCCTGGTCTGTGGGACCTGACGGCCCATCTCTGCCTCGAAAGCCTGGAGACGGCGGCCCTGGCCGCAGGCTGGCGGCCCCTCGGCGGCTGCCGCCAGGGGGAGGCCCTGCTGGCGCTGGGCTTGGCCAGCCGTCTGCATGCCCTTCAGCAGGAGCCGGGGTCTCGGCTGGCGGAGCTGTTGCAACGGCGGGAGTGCCTGTTGCGGCTGGTGGATCCCGCCGGGCTCGGTGACTTCCGCTGGTTGGCTTTCCACCGGGGTTCACCGGTGTCGGGTCAGGCTCCGCGTCCTGAGCCAGCTCCCCTGTTTCTGCGCCAGCCGACGCTCTGATCGGCGGCCTTGCCGTTCCATCCCCGCATCAAGGTCCGAGCAACGGCGGCAGTGCCATGCAGGCGTCTCAGAACCACTCCGACTGGGCGTCCTCCTTGGGGTTCACTTTGGCGTGGGGGGTGGTGCGGCGGAACTCCATGGTGATGCTGCGCTTCTGCTCCCCGTCGGCGGCCAGAGCCTCGATCGGATAGAGCTGCTGGCCATCACGGAAGGGCACCTGGAGCCGGAAGGTGCCATCAGACGACAGGGGAATCTCCTCCCCGCCGATGGTCAGTCGGGCCGAAGGATCGGTGGCGCCGTACACAATCAGTTCGGCATCGGCCACCAGCCAGAAGGAGCGCTGGCGAGCGGCCACACCGCCGATGCCGGAACCGCTGCGGCCGGAGGCCCAGGGGCCTGCACCGGAAGCCGAGAAGTCGCCGCCGCCATACAGACCGGAAGCGGAATCGATCTCGTGAAACGCCTCCGACCCCCTTCCAAGGGGGCGCCAGGGGCTGGTGGCGCTCTGGTAAAGCCGTTCGTGCAGGTCGTTGACGATCTCCCTGGTCGGCGCAGGAGCGGACGTGCCGTCAACCGCAGGAGGCATGGAGAAAGCCACGAAGGGGTCGGGCACACTGATGGCCGGGCTGTCCAGAACGGGGACGTGCGCCGTGGCGGAGAACGCCAGGGAAATCCAGCCGCCGCTGCCTCCCTTACGGAAGCCGAGCTCCACCCTGTAGTCGCGACCGGACAGGGGCACCGGCAGGTACCACTCCGTGGCCTGGCTTTCGACCACCACTTCCTGGAGGGTGTGGGGATGGGTGGAGCCGCCGTCGAGTCCGGTCACGTCAGCGACACGCAGGCAAAGCTGGGTGGCACCTTCCGCCTGGGCCCGGCTCCTGTCGGCCGGGTTGATCGACCAGCGCACCTGGGACCACTGGGGATCACGGGGCAGAAAGGCCACCCACGAGGCCTCTCCGCCGCCCCCGCTCGGAGCCGCCACGGCAGGGCTGGCGGGGAGTGGGGGCGCTGGCTCAGGGGAGGGATCCTGGGCGGGTGATGACTCCGGCCCGGCCAGCTCGTCCCGGCCGCCGAGCCCGATGGTCCTGGCCAGGGCGCCGAGTCGTCGCAGGGGCTGGCTCAGAAAGGTGGTGAACCGGCTGGGACGACTGCTCATGGGCCGTGAGGAATAAAAACCTTCCGGTGATGGTCTCCGATTCAGGGGGCCCGCGCCTTCCCTGTCAGCGAACAACCACGTTCGAAGCGGCGATCGCCAGGGCGGCTCGGATCGTGGCGGGAGCGACGTCGTCGCGGATCACGACCGATCCCACGCCGGTGGGCAGCACGAAGCGCACCTTCCCCTGACGCACCTTCTTGTCGGCCTGGAGGGACGTCAGCACCGCTTCCGGATCGAGGGCCGGCCAGCCCATCGGCAGCCCAGCGGCCGCCACCAGCCGCCGCTGCCTGTCCTGATCGGCCTGGCCCCACAGACCCATCGCCACGGCGATGTCACCGGCGGCGACCATGCCCAGGCCCACCGCTTCCCCGTGCAGCCAGGTGCCGTAGCCGCTGAGGTTTTCCACCGCATGGCCGAGGGTGTGGCCGTAGTTGAGGATCGCCCGCAGGCCTCCTTCCCGTTCGTCGGCGGCCACCACCCGGGCCTTGGCGGCGGCGGAGCGCTCAAGCAGGCGTTGCAGCAACTCGGGCCCGATGGCTTCGCGGCTGGCGAGGCCGCCCTGGGGATCCCGCTCGGCAGCCTGCTCCAGGTCGTTGAAGAGCTGCTCATCGCCGATGACGGCGTACTTGATCACCTCCGCCATGCCGGCGCGAAACTCTCGCTCCGGCAAGGTGACCAGCACCCGGGGGTCGATCAGCACCAGCTTTGGTTGGTGGAAGGCGCCGATCAGGTTCTTCCCCCCCGGGTGGTTCACCCCCGTCTTGCCGCCGATAGCGGCATCCACCATCGCCAGCAGGGTGGTGGGCACCTGCACCACGGCGATGCCCCGCAGCCAGGTGGCGGCGGCGAAGCCGGCCATGTCGCCCACCACACCGCCCCCCAGGGCGACGATCAGGGAGCTCCGTTCCAGGCGGTGTGCAAAGGCGGCGTCGTGGATCGCCGCCACCGTGGCGGGGGTCTTGCGTTCTTCGCCGGCCTCCAGCACCACGGTCTGCACCACGAACCCGCTGGACTCAAGGCCCGTCAGCGCTTCAGCACCATGGAACCCCTGCACCTCCGGGTTGGTCACCACCAGCACCCGGGTACCGCTCTGGAAGCCACGCTCGATCAGAAAGGAACCCAGGCGGCCGAGCAGCCCCTCCCCGATCAGGATCGGATAGGGATCGGCGCTCAGGGACACCGTGATGGTGCGGTGGTCCTGCGGCACGGACGGGGTTTCAAGGGTGGGCTGAGGCTAGGCCGGTGCGGTCTGGCTTCCGACCACCGCCAGCACCGCCTCGCCATAACTGGCGAGCTTGGCTCTGCCGATGCCGGTGATTCCTGCCAGGTCCTCAAGGGCGGTGGGCCGGCGTTCGGCGATGGCGATCAGGGTGCGGTCATGGAAGACCACATAGGGCGGCAGACCCTGCTGGCGGGCCTGCTCCAGCCGCCAGGCCTTCAAGGCCGCCAGCAGTCCCGGATCGACGTTGTCCGCAGCGGCAGGCGGCCCGCCCCCTGCCCCAGACCCGACCGCCGCACCGCGACGCTGCTTCGCCGCCGGTGGCAGTCGGATCTCCAGGCAGGACTCGCCGCGCAGCAGGGGCCGCACCAGCGCGTCGTCACCGAACTGCAGGCCCCCATGGCCATCGGCGGCGGCCACCAGGTAGCCCCTGGCAGTGAGCTGGCGGAACAGGCTGCGCCACTGGCCCCGATCCAGTTCCTTGCCGATCCCATGCACCCCCAGCTGGTCATGGCCAAGGCTGCGGATCCGGGCTGTCTCGCCCCCCAGCAGCACGTCCACCAGGTGGGCGGCGCCGAAACGCCCTCCGGTGCGATAGACGGCGGAAAGGGCTTTGCGGGCCGGCTCGGTCACGTCCGCTCCCTGGTTCGGCTCCAGGCAGACGTCACAGTTGCCACAGTCGCTGCTGTCCGCTTCGCCCAGGTAGCTCAGCAGGATGCGCCGGCGGCAGCTGGAGGCTTCGGCAAAGCCGATCAGGGCGTCGAGGCGGCCGTGCTCGATCCGCTTCTGGGCCGGATCGGCGTCGGACTCGTCGATGAAGCGGCGCAGCGGCGGCACGTCGCTGGAGCCGTGCACCATCCAGGCGACGGCAGGCAGGCCATCCCGGCCCGCCCGGCCCGTCTCCTGGTAATAGGCCTCCAGGCTCTTGGGCAGGTCCACGTGGGCCACGAAGCGCACGTCCGGCTTGTCGATGCCCATGCCGAAGGCGATGGTGGCTACCACGACCACGCCGCTGCCAAGACGGAAGCGCTCCAGGGCGGCGCTGCGGGTCTCAGCCGTCAGTCCGGCGTGGTAGGGCAGGGCGTCGTGGCCAGCGGCCTTCAGGGCGGCGGCGTGCTCCTCCACCCGCTTGCGGGAGCGGGCGTAGACGATGCCGGAGTGGCCCCGCTGGGTGTCGAGGAACGCAAGCAGCTGCTGCCGGGGTTCGCTTTTGTCGCGCAGGAGGTAGCGGATGTTGGGCCGGTCGAAGCTGGCCAGGAACACCGCCGCCTGCTCCAGGCCCAGGCGCGCCACGATCTCGGTCCGGGTGCGGGGATCGGCCGTGGCCGTCAGGGCGATGCGGGGAATGGCGGAGAAACGCTCGGCGAGCACCGCCAGTTGCAGATACTCGGGCCGGAAATCGTGGCCCCACTGGGAGACGCAGTGGGCCTCATCGATCGCGAACAGGGACAGGGGCAGATCGGCGAGCCGCTCGATCAGATCACCGTTCAGCAACCGCTCCGGCGACACGTAGAGCAGATCAAGCTGGCCGCCCTGGAGCTGCCGCCAGGTGGCCGCTACCGCGTCAGCGCTTTCGGCTGAATGCAGGGCGGCCGCCCGCACGCCCGCCTGTCGCAGCGCGCCCACCTGGTCCTGCATCAAGGCGATCAGCGGCGATACCACCACCGCCGTGCCCGGCCGGCAGAGCGCCGGGATCTGATAGCAGAGCGACTTGCCGCCACCGGTGGGCATCAGCACCAGGGCCGAGCCCCCTGCGCAGACATGCGCGACGATGGCCGCCTGGGGGCCGCGGAAGGCGTCGTAGCCGAAGACGTCCCGCAGCACCTGCTTCGGGTTCGCCGTCATCGGGATGGCGGATCGAACGGCATCGGTGGCTTCCAGCCTGGCTGCCGATTGTGCAACGCCCCACGTCCGGCAGGATGCACCGATGGCCACACCCACCCCTTCCGCGCCGGCACCCAGCCGCTCTGCCTGGGCGTTTCTGGCCCCCGCCCTGCTGCTGCTGGCGGTGTCGGTGCTGATTCCGGCGGCCATGGCCCTGGTGATCAGCTTCACCCGCGCGGGGCTGGATGTGAGCGAGCCACTCACCTTCGTGGGCCTGGCCAACTTCCGCCGGCTGCTGGCCGATCCGATGCTTCTGCGGGTGACCGGCACCACCTTCCTCTATCTGGTGGGGGTGGTCCCACCGATCGTTCTCGGGGCCCTCGGACTGGCGGTGCTGGTCAACCGCCAGCTGCCGGGCATCCACTGGTTTCGCGGCGCCTTCTATACCCCGGTGCTGGTGTCCCTGGTGGTGGCGGCGATCGCCTTCCGCTGGCTCTATGCGGAGAACGGTCTGGTCAATGGCTGGCTCGGCGCCCTGCTGGGCGATCGCTTCACGCCGATCGGTTTTCTCACCTCCACGGGCCTGGCCCTGCCTTCCGTGATGCTGGTCACCCTGTGGAAGGGCCTCGGCTACTACATGGTCATCTTCGTGGCCGGCCTGCAGGGCATCTCCGCCGATCTCTACGAGGCGGCGGCCCTGGATGGCAGCGAGGGCTGGCGTCGCCACCTGGACATCACCCTGCCCCTGCTCAGGCCCTACATCACCCTGGTGGCGGTGATTTCGGCCATCGGGGCCACCAAGGTGTTCGAGGAGGTGTATCTGATGACCCAGGGGGGGCCGGCCGACAGCACCCGCACGATCGTCTACTACGTCTACGACCAGGCCTTTTCGGAGCTGGAGATCAGCTACGCCTGCACCGTCGGCCTGGCGCTGTTTCTGATCGTGCTGCTGCTGAGCCTGCTCCGCTACGCCTTCGCTGCCGAGAACCCCCTGCAGTGAGGATCCTCCCGGCTCTGAGGTTGGGCGTTGACGCCCTGGTGGCAGGCTGGGGCACGGTTCGAACGACCTTGCAGGGTGCAGACCATCCCTGACACTGATCCCCAGACAGAACCCGCTGCGATCGATGCCATCGGCATCGTGGGGGGCGGTCAGCTGGCCTGGATGCTGGCCGATGCCGCCCGGGACCTCGGCGTCGCCTTGCATGTGCAGACCCCCGGCGCCGACGATCCGGCCACCCGCGAGGCGGCCAGTGTGGTCCTGGCCCCCGTCGATGACGTGGCCGCCACCCGGGAGCTGGCCAGCCGTTGCCACGCCATCAGCTTCGAAAACGAGTGGATTCCCCTGGAGGCCCTGCGGGCGCTTGAGGGGCCTGGCCTCCAGTTCCTGCCAGGCCTGGATGCCCTCCAGCCCCTGGTGAGCAAGGCGGGCCAGCGGCGCCTTCTGGCCGAACTGCACCTGCCGTCCCCCCGTTGGTTCCCCCTGGCCGACGTCCTCCAGCCCACCACGCCCTCCGCAGCGGATGGGGGGCAGGCCCTGATGCCGCCGAACCTGCCCCGTTCCCTTCCCTCCCCAGCCGCTCCCCGCCTGCCCCAGGGTTTTGACTTCCCGATGATGGCCAAGGCCAGCCGCGGGGGCTACGACGGCCGGGGCACGGTGCCCGTGGCCGACCTGGCCGCATTGGAGGCGCTGCTCGCCAGGGTCGCCCCCGACGACTGGATCCTTGAGGAGCTGGTGCGCTTCGACCAGGAGCTGGCGCTGGTGGCCTGTCGCGACCAGCACGGCACGGTGGCTTGCTATCCCTTGGTGCAGACGCACCAGCACCGCCGTGTCTGCGACTGGGTGCTCTTCCCCGCGCCGGTGGATCACCGGGTCGAGGTGTTCGCCCGAAACGTGGCCGCTTCCCTGCTCACCGCCCTCGACTACGTGGGCGTGCTGTCGATTGAGTTCTTCTACGGGCCCTCGGGCCTGCAGGTCAACGAGCTGGCCCCCCGCACCCACAACTCCGGCCACCTGACGATCGAGGCCTGTCGCACCAGCCAGTTCTCCCAGCAGGTGCGCATCGTCGCCGGGCTGCCGATGGGCAGCACCGACGCCGTGGTGCCCGGTGCCCTGATGGTCAACCTGCTGGCGCCGGAGGGAGGCGATGCCGACCAGCTGGAACGGCGCCGCGCCCTTGAGGTGCTTCCCGGCGCCCACCTGCACTGGTACGGCAAGCAAGGCGGCGGGGCCGGCCGCAAGCTGGGCCACCTCACCCTGCTGCTCGAGGGCCGCAACGACGGCGAGCGTGAGCTGGACAAACAGCGCCGGCTGGCGGAGGTGCGGGCCATCTGGCCGCTGCCGGACCAACCCACTTAGGATGGGTTCGGACTGCTGTGTTGGTGACTGCCTTTCACAGTTTTCTGATCTGACTCCCTTTCGACGCGGGGTGTCTTCAGCGACGGCAACGTATACCGGCTTCACGGCCGGAAACGAAGCCCCGCCCCTGACTCCCCACCTGGTTCATCCAGGTCGAACACTGGGGCAAGACGGCACGGCGGTCCACCCCCTTTCTCACCTTCCGATGGCGCCCGGCCCGGCATGCTGGTGGAACGTCCTTCCGCCGCCGTGATCAGCGAGCTTCCGAACTTCCAGTCGTCGTTCGAGCGCCTCCTGGCCCGCGCCCCGGGCCCCATCTTCCCCCGTGCCAGGGCTCTTTATCTGCAGAAGTACCCCCTGGAAGAGGAGAGCCAGGGTGACTTCCGCACCTTTCTGCTGGAGGAGGACATCCAGGAGAGTCCGGCCGGTGCTGTGAGGATCCGGGCCCTGGCCCTGGCCGTTGTGGCCTGGGGCCAACCCAGCTTCGATGCGGTCGCTGCGGCCGCCTACCTCGAGCATCGCTGGGGGCTGCGGCCCCACGATCTGCAGGAGGTGGAAGGGGCGAGCTGGTTCCGCCGGAGCGGGGCCTATGGCCGCTTCCGCACCCCGGCGGTCTACGAGCGGGTCGCCCCCACCAGCCTGCTCAGTTCGTCAGCCGATCCAAGGCCTCCTGCAGCTGATCCCGGTTCAGGCGAGTGACCACAAAGACCTCCTGAGCCGTGCTGCCCCTGCGGGCCAGCAGTTTGTGCCCCCCGGTGATCGGGCTCGAGACCCGCAGCCGCAAGCCGATGCTGCGGCCCTTCACCCGTGAGATCACCGCCGGCGTGATCGTGTCGATGTCCGGCAGGGTGGCCAGACGCCGCAGCAGCGGGATCAGACCCTCCACGTAGGTGCTGTGGGTGATCACCAGCCGGGCCATGGCCGTTCCTCAGCCCCGGCCCAGCGGTGCCATGGTCAGCCCTTCGGCGCTGAGCAGCTGGTGGTACAGCTCCCCCTGCTCCAGGGGACCGCTCCAGACCACCGCCGATCCTTCCCCATCGATCCGGTGGGCCAGGCTCCAGGCCTGATCGGGCTGCATGCCGGGCAGGTGCCGCACCAGGGCTTCCACCACATGCTGAAACGTGTTGACGTCATCGTCGAGGACGATGACGTTCACCTGGGGGTAGCGCTCCTGGAGGCGCTTCCCTGCCTGGGCGGGACTTCTCGTTGGAGCGACGACCATGGGCCTTCAGCGGCTGCCGGTCACCAGCGTAGGTAACATGCGCTCACCCCTGATTCGGGCTCGATGTTGATCACCCTTGGTTGGTCCGCCCTGGCGGCCATCTTCACCTTCTCGATCGCCATGGTGGTGTGGGGCCGCAACGGTGACAACAGCATCGGTTTCTGATCTGGCCTTCCCCACCACCACCCTGCTGGCGGGTCTGGCCTCCGCTCTGCTCCTCTTCGTGAGCGTGGGCGTCATTTACCTGTCCACGGTCGAATGGCGTGACCGGCGCCGCCGTCGCTCCACCGAAGGCCGCCCCCGCTCCTGAGCCCTTTCACCGAGCCTGGTGTCGCTGGCTTTCCGATCCGTGGCTCAGGCAGAGCAGGGCATCACCCACCGAGGCCGAACCCTGTCGGCGTTTGCATGAGTCGTCCGTTCGATCGTCTGCGACGTTCTCTGGCGGCGCCGGCCCTGCCACGGCTGCCG encodes:
- the petN gene encoding cytochrome b6-f complex subunit PetN, with the translated sequence MLITLGWSALAAIFTFSIAMVVWGRNGDNSIGF
- a CDS encoding class I SAM-dependent methyltransferase, with the translated sequence MQTPLPSPAPVPEWLGQRLRAAGGSVPFHAYMDWVLHDPEVGAYGSGRLTIGPRGDFATAPSLGADFAQLLAPQVAQWLALLPAEAPLALVETGPGEGHLAQQLAEALHAGWPELAGRTELVLVEPNAGMAERQRQRLRACPLALRWIDFDALASAPLRGVVLAHEVLDALAIERIERQDDHWCRQRVVLRGDSLSLEAAEPLEGPVLEQLETLGLLPLDGSRPQGWSTELHPGLEPWLAACGKALSEGWLLVIDYAHESRRYYAPQRSSGTLMAYRRQQASDNPLLEPGLWDLTAHLCLESLETAALAAGWRPLGGCRQGEALLALGLASRLHALQQEPGSRLAELLQRRECLLRLVDPAGLGDFRWLAFHRGSPVSGQAPRPEPAPLFLRQPTL
- the aroB gene encoding 3-dehydroquinate synthase; this encodes MPQDHRTITVSLSADPYPILIGEGLLGRLGSFLIERGFQSGTRVLVVTNPEVQGFHGAEALTGLESSGFVVQTVVLEAGEERKTPATVAAIHDAAFAHRLERSSLIVALGGGVVGDMAGFAAATWLRGIAVVQVPTTLLAMVDAAIGGKTGVNHPGGKNLIGAFHQPKLVLIDPRVLVTLPEREFRAGMAEVIKYAVIGDEQLFNDLEQAAERDPQGGLASREAIGPELLQRLLERSAAAKARVVAADEREGGLRAILNYGHTLGHAVENLSGYGTWLHGEAVGLGMVAAGDIAVAMGLWGQADQDRQRRLVAAAGLPMGWPALDPEAVLTSLQADKKVRQGKVRFVLPTGVGSVVIRDDVAPATIRAALAIAASNVVVR
- a CDS encoding glycoside hydrolase family 104 protein, which codes for MPNLQRRHLLLAFAGLSLAGPASASEASRAWQLGPEARVAPARVAMMTPLPAAPRVFAITPERRALLNTIRYAEGTWANGQEVGYRILFGGSLFDSLDRHPNRVMRTARYASAAAGAYQFMPFTWDMVTRAMGIPDFGPESQDQAALFLVQRRGALHLADRGELSPDLAARLAPEWASFPTLAGRSFYGQPVKRLNDLRRFYEQNLAQLRDEAAAVWEDVAIRQVPPACTDASLSCQLERVGGPSTAP
- a CDS encoding DUF2103 domain-containing protein, which translates into the protein MARLVITHSTYVEGLIPLLRRLATLPDIDTITPAVISRVKGRSIGLRLRVSSPITGGHKLLARRGSTAQEVFVVTRLNRDQLQEALDRLTN
- the recQ gene encoding DNA helicase RecQ; translation: MTANPKQVLRDVFGYDAFRGPQAAIVAHVCAGGSALVLMPTGGGKSLCYQIPALCRPGTAVVVSPLIALMQDQVGALRQAGVRAAALHSAESADAVAATWRQLQGGQLDLLYVSPERLLNGDLIERLADLPLSLFAIDEAHCVSQWGHDFRPEYLQLAVLAERFSAIPRIALTATADPRTRTEIVARLGLEQAAVFLASFDRPNIRYLLRDKSEPRQQLLAFLDTQRGHSGIVYARSRKRVEEHAAALKAAGHDALPYHAGLTAETRSAALERFRLGSGVVVVATIAFGMGIDKPDVRFVAHVDLPKSLEAYYQETGRAGRDGLPAVAWMVHGSSDVPPLRRFIDESDADPAQKRIEHGRLDALIGFAEASSCRRRILLSYLGEADSSDCGNCDVCLEPNQGADVTEPARKALSAVYRTGGRFGAAHLVDVLLGGETARIRSLGHDQLGVHGIGKELDRGQWRSLFRQLTARGYLVAAADGHGGLQFGDDALVRPLLRGESCLEIRLPPAAKQRRGAAVGSGAGGGPPAAADNVDPGLLAALKAWRLEQARQQGLPPYVVFHDRTLIAIAERRPTALEDLAGITGIGRAKLASYGEAVLAVVGSQTAPA
- a CDS encoding DUF4912 domain-containing protein codes for the protein MSSRPSRFTTFLSQPLRRLGALARTIGLGGRDELAGPESSPAQDPSPEPAPPLPASPAVAAPSGGGGEASWVAFLPRDPQWSQVRWSINPADRSRAQAEGATQLCLRVADVTGLDGGSTHPHTLQEVVVESQATEWYLPVPLSGRDYRVELGFRKGGSGGWISLAFSATAHVPVLDSPAISVPDPFVAFSMPPAVDGTSAPAPTREIVNDLHERLYQSATSPWRPLGRGSEAFHEIDSASGLYGGGDFSASGAGPWASGRSGSGIGGVAARQRSFWLVADAELIVYGATDPSARLTIGGEEIPLSSDGTFRLQVPFRDGQQLYPIEALAADGEQKRSITMEFRRTTPHAKVNPKEDAQSEWF
- a CDS encoding carbohydrate ABC transporter permease, which codes for MATPTPSAPAPSRSAWAFLAPALLLLAVSVLIPAAMALVISFTRAGLDVSEPLTFVGLANFRRLLADPMLLRVTGTTFLYLVGVVPPIVLGALGLAVLVNRQLPGIHWFRGAFYTPVLVSLVVAAIAFRWLYAENGLVNGWLGALLGDRFTPIGFLTSTGLALPSVMLVTLWKGLGYYMVIFVAGLQGISADLYEAAALDGSEGWRRHLDITLPLLRPYITLVAVISAIGATKVFEEVYLMTQGGPADSTRTIVYYVYDQAFSELEISYACTVGLALFLIVLLLSLLRYAFAAENPLQ
- a CDS encoding TPM domain-containing protein; amino-acid sequence: MATGTTAAAGTQRDHRGRGWRGGLGRRLAAGLATLTLVLVTWLLPGLGAAAYAADNPQLLPDHPTPVIDLAKALTDGERGELEAELESFEASSGWKLRVLTQYERTPGLAVKGFWDLDERSLLLVADPRGGNLLNFNVGEALFALMPRTFWVELQTRYGNQFYVRDHGEDGSILSAIHAVKGCLAIGGCQVVPGLPQEQWILTLCTSILGGLIVGFAAFPRQEGRRVEWTWVLLLSPLWVILFVALGMGPIITRTNDVLPLLRNVLGFLGASVVAYLIAQKTLGGIRLQGKGEG
- a CDS encoding 5-(carboxyamino)imidazole ribonucleotide synthase; translation: MQTIPDTDPQTEPAAIDAIGIVGGGQLAWMLADAARDLGVALHVQTPGADDPATREAASVVLAPVDDVAATRELASRCHAISFENEWIPLEALRALEGPGLQFLPGLDALQPLVSKAGQRRLLAELHLPSPRWFPLADVLQPTTPSAADGGQALMPPNLPRSLPSPAAPRLPQGFDFPMMAKASRGGYDGRGTVPVADLAALEALLARVAPDDWILEELVRFDQELALVACRDQHGTVACYPLVQTHQHRRVCDWVLFPAPVDHRVEVFARNVAASLLTALDYVGVLSIEFFYGPSGLQVNELAPRTHNSGHLTIEACRTSQFSQQVRIVAGLPMGSTDAVVPGALMVNLLAPEGGDADQLERRRALEVLPGAHLHWYGKQGGGAGRKLGHLTLLLEGRNDGERELDKQRRLAEVRAIWPLPDQPT
- the clpS gene encoding ATP-dependent Clp protease adapter ClpS, giving the protein MVVAPTRSPAQAGKRLQERYPQVNVIVLDDDVNTFQHVVEALVRHLPGMQPDQAWSLAHRIDGEGSAVVWSGPLEQGELYHQLLSAEGLTMAPLGRG